The following coding sequences lie in one Leptospira inadai serovar Lyme str. 10 genomic window:
- the serA gene encoding phosphoglycerate dehydrogenase, producing the protein MISYPKEKINVLLLENVHKDAFDLFQKDGFNVRLLPQALSEDELLREIENIHVLGIRSKTNITSPVLAKAKRLMTIGCFCIGTNQVNLAEAERRGIPVFNAPYSNTRSVAELVIAEIVMLARRVPDHIRNTHAGIWNKISKNCFEVRGKTLGIVGYGHIGSQVSVLAEAMGLKVVYFDVQTVLPLGNATPIQSYEELLQISDFVTFHVPETPETMNLYGKKQIAVTKKGAYIINLSRGKVVDLEALAESIKAGQIAGAGVDVFPEEPESNNDPFITPMQNLQNVILTPHIGGSTEEAQKNIGSEVASKLLKFMNNGSTSFAVNFPQLELTPIPSGMYRILNVHKNQPGFLKDINAMVSEVGANISSQHLGTSAEIGYLSMVINMSVGDELKEKIEKHPGSIRTRILY; encoded by the coding sequence ATGATTTCCTATCCAAAAGAAAAGATCAATGTCCTCCTCTTGGAAAACGTACACAAGGACGCCTTCGACCTCTTTCAAAAAGACGGTTTTAACGTTCGATTGCTGCCGCAAGCGCTAAGCGAAGACGAACTCTTGAGGGAAATCGAGAACATTCATGTTCTCGGAATACGTAGTAAGACGAATATTACAAGTCCGGTACTGGCCAAAGCCAAGCGTTTGATGACTATCGGTTGTTTCTGCATCGGGACGAATCAAGTAAACTTGGCCGAGGCGGAACGGAGAGGAATCCCGGTATTTAACGCACCTTATTCCAATACGAGGTCCGTTGCGGAATTGGTTATTGCAGAAATCGTGATGTTAGCGAGAAGAGTTCCCGATCATATTCGCAATACGCATGCGGGAATCTGGAATAAAATCTCGAAAAATTGCTTCGAAGTCAGAGGTAAAACTCTAGGAATCGTAGGCTACGGGCATATCGGAAGTCAGGTCTCCGTGTTAGCCGAAGCAATGGGATTAAAAGTGGTTTATTTCGACGTGCAGACCGTCTTGCCGTTAGGAAACGCCACTCCGATTCAGTCCTACGAAGAACTCCTACAAATTTCGGATTTCGTCACCTTTCATGTTCCCGAAACCCCGGAGACCATGAACCTTTACGGAAAAAAACAAATCGCGGTTACGAAAAAAGGGGCTTACATCATAAATCTTTCTAGAGGAAAAGTCGTCGATCTCGAGGCCCTTGCGGAATCGATCAAGGCGGGACAAATAGCCGGCGCAGGCGTGGACGTATTTCCCGAAGAACCCGAATCCAATAACGATCCGTTCATCACACCGATGCAAAATCTTCAAAACGTAATATTAACCCCGCATATCGGTGGCTCCACGGAAGAAGCCCAGAAAAATATCGGATCCGAAGTCGCTAGCAAATTGTTAAAATTCATGAACAATGGCTCGACTTCGTTTGCGGTGAACTTCCCTCAGTTGGAATTAACTCCGATCCCGTCCGGAATGTACAGAATTTTGAATGTTCATAAGAATCAGCCGGGCTTCCTGAAAGATATCAACGCAATGGTTTCGGAAGTTGGAGCGAATATCAGTTCCCAGCATTTAGGTACAAGCGCTGAAATCGGTTACTTATCCATGGTAATCAATATGAGCGTAGGCGACGAGCTAAAGGAAAAGATAGAGAAGCATCCCGGATCAATTCGGACTAGGATTTTGTATTAA
- a CDS encoding alpha/beta fold hydrolase, whose translation MLKRIVKFTVGILAVLFFVIAVYVSMTWASDKPVSELQSDWAPTPSVFIEVMGMQTHLRDEGPREDRNPIVLIHGTASSLHTWDGWVQELKSSRRVIRFDLPGFGLTGPSPDNRYSLELYSKFVISLLDKLEVKRSVIAGNSLGGSIAWYTALLHPTRFEKLILVDSSGYNYQSTSVPIAFRIAKIPILRNIANNVLPRSIVASSVKNTYGDPSKVTEKQIDRYYDLALREGNRKALTERFKQMPMGEMEHRIHELHIPTLILWGNLDRLIPPANAERFHKDIAKSKLVIFNGLGHIPQEEDPSNTVKAVKEFIR comes from the coding sequence ATGTTAAAGCGAATCGTAAAATTTACGGTAGGAATCCTTGCGGTTCTTTTCTTCGTCATTGCCGTTTACGTATCGATGACTTGGGCGTCCGACAAACCTGTCAGCGAGTTGCAATCAGACTGGGCGCCGACACCATCAGTTTTTATAGAGGTGATGGGAATGCAGACCCATCTCCGGGACGAGGGTCCTCGAGAGGATCGCAATCCCATTGTGCTGATCCACGGGACCGCTTCCTCTCTTCATACCTGGGACGGCTGGGTCCAAGAACTCAAATCCTCCCGCCGAGTCATCCGATTCGACCTTCCCGGATTCGGCTTAACGGGTCCATCGCCTGACAATCGGTATTCTCTCGAGCTGTATTCTAAATTTGTAATTTCTCTTTTGGATAAACTGGAGGTAAAACGGTCCGTTATTGCGGGCAATTCCTTAGGCGGAAGCATTGCTTGGTATACCGCCCTTCTTCATCCTACCCGTTTTGAAAAATTGATTTTAGTGGACTCCTCCGGATACAACTATCAATCGACTTCCGTACCGATAGCGTTTCGCATCGCGAAAATACCCATATTACGAAATATCGCCAACAATGTCCTACCACGAAGCATCGTCGCTTCTAGCGTTAAGAACACTTATGGAGATCCTTCCAAAGTAACGGAAAAGCAAATTGATCGTTACTATGATCTCGCATTGCGCGAAGGGAACCGGAAGGCCTTGACTGAGCGTTTTAAGCAGATGCCGATGGGAGAGATGGAACACCGAATCCATGAGTTGCATATCCCGACATTGATCTTATGGGGAAATCTGGATCGATTGATTCCTCCTGCGAACGCGGAGCGCTTTCATAAGGATATCGCAAAAAGCAAACTGGTGATCTTTAACGGGTTGGGTCATATCCCCCAGGAAGAAGACCCTTCGAATACCGTAAAAGCAGTGAAGGAATTTATCCGGTAG
- the lysS gene encoding lysine--tRNA ligase codes for MSQQEVKETNELIQQRIQKVNDLKSKGIDPYPVRYFPDSLSSQLIEDYSKNPTGPEVRFKLGGRLHSKRVMGKASFAHLKDKGGVIQLYATRDDLGEESYSLFKSLDLGDLIGVEGYVFQTQKGETTLHLISVTLLAKCIRPLPVVKEKDGVVYDAFSDVEQRYRMRYVDLIVNDPVRDTFVIRSKIVSEIRAFLTSEGFLEVETPMMQPIAGGAAARPFSTHHNALDMQLFLRIAPELYLKRLIVGGLDRVFELNRNFRNEGISTKHNPEFTMMEAYMAFGDMGKMLDLTERLITHVTQKICGTLKIPYGKDQVDLSPPWRRVKYVDIIKEYSGIDFSRIKTLEEAKEKASAIKIDVSKCHSIWKVADEVFSEKAEPNLIQPVFVTDFPKELSPLAKSHPDNPDYVERFEPYIVGREIGNAFSELNDPFDQKERFEEQVRQREAGDDEAFMMDEDYIRALEYGMPPTGGLGIGIDRLVMLLTNSHSIRDTILFPLMRPE; via the coding sequence ATGTCCCAGCAAGAAGTTAAGGAAACCAACGAACTCATACAACAGAGGATTCAAAAAGTAAACGATCTAAAGTCCAAGGGAATAGATCCTTATCCCGTCCGCTATTTTCCGGATTCTCTATCCTCTCAATTGATCGAGGATTATTCGAAGAATCCGACCGGCCCCGAAGTCAGATTTAAGCTAGGCGGTCGATTGCATTCAAAACGCGTAATGGGAAAAGCCAGCTTTGCTCATTTGAAGGACAAAGGCGGTGTGATACAACTCTACGCTACTCGAGACGATCTAGGCGAGGAAAGTTATTCGCTTTTTAAAAGTTTGGATTTAGGCGATCTGATCGGAGTGGAAGGCTATGTGTTTCAGACTCAAAAAGGAGAAACCACTCTACACCTAATATCCGTAACGCTGCTGGCAAAATGCATTCGTCCTTTACCGGTAGTGAAAGAAAAAGACGGTGTCGTCTACGACGCATTTTCGGACGTGGAACAACGATATAGAATGCGTTATGTGGACTTGATCGTTAACGATCCTGTTCGGGACACCTTTGTGATTCGAAGCAAAATCGTCTCCGAAATTCGGGCTTTTTTAACGAGCGAAGGATTTCTGGAAGTCGAAACTCCTATGATGCAACCCATTGCGGGAGGTGCTGCTGCCCGCCCCTTCTCCACCCATCATAATGCTTTGGACATGCAGTTATTTTTAAGAATCGCGCCGGAACTATATTTAAAACGTCTGATCGTCGGAGGATTGGATCGGGTTTTTGAATTGAATCGAAACTTTAGAAACGAAGGTATTTCGACTAAGCATAACCCGGAATTCACCATGATGGAAGCCTATATGGCGTTCGGAGATATGGGAAAAATGCTGGATCTGACCGAAAGATTGATCACTCATGTAACGCAAAAGATCTGCGGGACCTTGAAAATCCCTTATGGCAAAGATCAGGTGGATTTATCCCCGCCTTGGCGGAGAGTTAAGTACGTGGACATTATTAAAGAATATTCAGGTATTGATTTTTCGCGAATCAAGACACTGGAAGAAGCCAAAGAAAAAGCCTCCGCGATTAAGATTGACGTTTCCAAATGTCATTCTATCTGGAAAGTCGCAGACGAGGTTTTTTCCGAAAAAGCGGAACCGAATTTAATTCAGCCTGTGTTCGTGACCGACTTCCCTAAAGAGCTTTCCCCGTTGGCAAAATCCCACCCTGATAATCCCGATTACGTCGAACGATTCGAGCCTTATATCGTAGGTCGCGAAATAGGTAACGCTTTCTCCGAATTGAACGACCCTTTCGATCAAAAAGAACGGTTCGAGGAGCAGGTCAGGCAACGGGAAGCCGGCGACGACGAAGCCTTTATGATGGACGAAGATTATATACGAGCGCTGGAATACGGTATGCCGCCAACCGGGGGACTCGGAATCGGAATCGATCGCCTAGTAATGCTACTCACGAATTCGCACTCGATACGGGACACGATTCTATTCCCCTTGATGCGCCCCGAATAG
- a CDS encoding LA_0442/LA_0875 N-terminal domain-containing protein, producing the protein MFAKVLNPIRFAILTFALIYSSHLFAVQSILLRNGNTIKGEVITQNEKTIQVRSEDGKIVSVSKRSILKVIYKEVTKDEEKKIRQEEEKKIQEEPQAVKEEPIVIIPPTPVAPSRSKWSVVWRSAVLPGWGHIYAGRKTTGIVYSGLLISSLGYAALSAKHAHSAKSDYEQSSATSTLISGNSSIGLGSIYVSGKKSQYQHDVKEYNNSLAILGAVYLVQLAHSYFTGTSWAKEDVVLSSDGTPLRNGIQWNAGYDRGASNSSMLGSSAIGSSTGRALYGEFRYSVLF; encoded by the coding sequence ATGTTCGCAAAAGTCCTCAATCCTATTCGTTTCGCGATACTAACCTTCGCTCTGATTTATTCCTCTCATCTTTTCGCAGTGCAATCCATTCTTCTTAGAAACGGGAATACTATTAAAGGGGAGGTGATCACTCAAAATGAGAAAACGATTCAGGTCCGCAGTGAGGATGGTAAGATAGTAAGCGTTTCGAAACGGTCCATCTTGAAAGTAATTTATAAAGAAGTAACGAAAGACGAAGAAAAAAAGATCCGGCAGGAAGAGGAGAAAAAAATACAGGAAGAACCCCAGGCTGTCAAAGAAGAACCGATCGTTATTATTCCTCCCACCCCCGTTGCGCCTAGCAGAAGCAAATGGAGTGTCGTATGGAGATCCGCAGTACTACCCGGCTGGGGGCATATTTATGCAGGGAGAAAAACTACCGGAATCGTTTATAGCGGCCTATTAATATCGAGTTTGGGATATGCCGCTCTTTCTGCCAAGCACGCGCATTCGGCTAAATCCGACTACGAGCAATCGTCGGCGACTTCCACGTTGATTTCGGGAAATTCTTCGATCGGCTTGGGAAGTATTTATGTCAGCGGAAAGAAAAGCCAGTACCAACATGATGTCAAGGAATACAATAATTCTCTTGCGATACTGGGAGCGGTATATTTAGTGCAGCTTGCGCATTCCTATTTTACGGGAACCTCCTGGGCAAAGGAGGATGTCGTGTTATCGTCGGACGGAACTCCTCTTAGAAACGGAATTCAGTGGAACGCAGGTTACGACCGTGGCGCATCGAATTCGAGTATGCTCGGTTCAAGTGCGATCGGGTCGTCGACCGGGAGAGCTTTGTACGGGGAATTCCGATACTCTGTCTTATTTTGA
- a CDS encoding CDP-alcohol phosphatidyltransferase family protein — MMLQEKKPKDLLEDRIFTVSNFLSVSRVFLLPFFIHFTRKHMEAPRHSEYLLLAIGTCVLAVLTDYLDGFLARLLGQESILGRYLDPVCDKIVTVGGLSVIVHYYQFPLWILCVYLFREVLGVWLGGFLYLKRGIQGRPNWWGKFGVGLVAVTVLWYMTIPLLGDDYSQDHLFHHPEYSGYVLVTILVIGVIAYARRYWDIVFHPERVVLDPEDKKQKKKYQLV; from the coding sequence ATAATGCTACAAGAAAAAAAACCAAAGGATTTGCTCGAAGACCGGATCTTCACTGTCTCGAATTTCTTATCCGTCAGCCGAGTATTCCTACTTCCATTTTTCATCCATTTCACTCGCAAACACATGGAAGCCCCAAGACATAGCGAATACTTGCTGCTTGCAATAGGAACCTGCGTCCTCGCTGTGCTGACGGATTATTTAGACGGATTTTTAGCGAGATTGCTCGGACAGGAATCCATCCTAGGAAGATATCTGGATCCGGTCTGCGATAAGATCGTTACCGTCGGCGGGCTTTCCGTTATCGTACACTACTATCAATTTCCTCTTTGGATTCTTTGCGTTTATTTGTTTCGCGAAGTTCTCGGCGTTTGGCTCGGCGGATTTTTATATCTAAAAAGAGGAATCCAAGGTAGACCGAATTGGTGGGGAAAATTCGGCGTGGGCTTAGTTGCCGTCACGGTTCTCTGGTATATGACAATTCCTTTATTAGGTGACGACTATTCGCAGGATCACCTATTTCACCACCCGGAATATTCAGGATATGTACTTGTAACGATTTTAGTTATCGGTGTTATCGCGTACGCGCGCAGATATTGGGACATCGTTTTCCATCCGGAAAGAGTCGTACTTGATCCTGAAGATAAGAAGCAAAAGAAGAAATACCAGCTGGTATGA
- a CDS encoding alpha/beta fold hydrolase, translating into METANENIGKLERNYFESGGYRLAYTKRDNNKGKALLLLHGFMDSSETFLFQEDFLSENFDLYRFDYRGHGDSEWLREGFYHFMLPLVDTQSFISKHLPEKFHILGHSMGGGLGSRIAGILPERVESLVCLEGFSSLQNPEKERKRFRSWLETWESGLAGKERKRQKSFRSIEEAALRLSPVYPRLPKERLLRIAAYLTKPVDDGYIWKSDPAYKNGPPVFISPQFTRYLWETIACPVLVVYGKETHLPLDDREEVFSHIRNLEYFELEDAGHNMHHDRPEDLAVILNDFYRKLNTGIKS; encoded by the coding sequence ATGGAAACAGCGAACGAAAATATCGGCAAGCTAGAGCGTAATTATTTTGAATCCGGCGGATACAGACTCGCGTATACGAAACGAGATAATAATAAAGGAAAGGCGCTTTTACTTCTTCATGGTTTTATGGATTCGTCCGAGACCTTTTTGTTCCAGGAGGATTTTCTTTCCGAGAATTTTGATCTATATCGATTCGATTACCGAGGCCACGGAGATTCCGAATGGCTGCGCGAAGGGTTTTACCATTTTATGTTGCCCCTTGTCGATACCCAAAGTTTCATTTCCAAACACTTACCCGAAAAATTTCACATCCTCGGACACTCGATGGGAGGCGGCCTTGGATCTCGTATCGCGGGCATCCTGCCCGAAAGAGTGGAATCGTTGGTTTGTTTAGAAGGCTTTAGTTCCCTTCAGAATCCCGAAAAGGAGCGAAAGAGATTTCGGTCTTGGTTGGAAACATGGGAGAGTGGGTTGGCCGGTAAGGAAAGAAAGAGACAAAAAAGTTTTCGCAGTATCGAGGAGGCAGCACTTCGCTTATCACCAGTTTACCCTAGGTTGCCAAAGGAACGTCTGTTAAGAATAGCCGCATATTTGACAAAGCCTGTGGATGACGGTTATATCTGGAAAAGTGATCCTGCCTATAAAAACGGTCCGCCCGTATTTATTAGCCCCCAATTTACCCGATATCTTTGGGAAACGATTGCCTGCCCCGTTCTTGTCGTCTATGGCAAAGAAACGCATCTACCCTTGGATGATAGGGAAGAAGTTTTTTCGCATATTCGTAATTTGGAATATTTCGAGTTGGAAGATGCCGGGCATAATATGCACCACGACAGGCCGGAAGATTTAGCCGTGATCTTAAACGATTTCTATCGAAAATTAAATACCGGTATTAAGTCTTAG
- the fliG gene encoding flagellar motor switch protein FliG encodes MTEKESISRSQKVRKAALLLLSLDKEAAAKALSQLEENLIEEIVQEMAKIRTVSKTEKEEALLDFQDSIKELSGESRGGIDTARELLYKSIGKEKSESILGKLDRKDTEEDFSFLNDAEPQTLAQLLLPENPQTIAVTLAFLNPKKAAETLKFLPKELQSKVAFKLANTTKTHPDAIRQIARILKKKYEHRDKSEFSEAGGTEALASILNHMDKSLEETILKDLEEHSPELASQVREKLYTFEDVLLLNSKEMRLVINRLGDDEVIATALRGSGDEIRSHFFEAMSKNRANDILENMELRGKVTLKEITDARNRILTLLRDLEEVGEIVLKKDTEDLI; translated from the coding sequence TTGACGGAGAAAGAATCCATTTCCAGATCACAAAAAGTACGCAAGGCAGCGCTGCTATTGCTTTCTCTGGATAAGGAAGCCGCCGCAAAAGCGCTTTCCCAACTGGAAGAAAACCTGATAGAAGAGATCGTCCAGGAAATGGCTAAAATAAGAACCGTTTCCAAGACGGAAAAAGAGGAAGCCTTACTCGATTTTCAAGATTCGATAAAAGAATTGTCAGGCGAATCCAGAGGCGGTATCGATACCGCAAGAGAATTGTTATATAAATCGATCGGAAAAGAAAAGTCGGAGTCCATCCTCGGAAAATTAGATAGGAAGGATACCGAAGAGGATTTTTCTTTTTTAAACGATGCGGAGCCCCAGACTCTAGCGCAGCTTCTACTTCCCGAAAACCCGCAAACCATCGCGGTCACTTTGGCTTTTTTAAATCCGAAGAAGGCGGCCGAAACTTTAAAATTCCTTCCGAAAGAATTGCAATCGAAAGTCGCATTTAAATTGGCGAATACTACCAAAACGCATCCGGACGCAATCCGGCAAATCGCCCGGATATTAAAGAAAAAATACGAACATAGGGATAAATCGGAGTTTAGCGAAGCGGGCGGTACGGAAGCTCTCGCTAGCATCCTAAATCATATGGATAAATCCTTGGAAGAAACCATACTCAAGGATTTGGAAGAGCATTCTCCCGAACTCGCCTCTCAAGTTCGCGAAAAACTTTATACCTTCGAAGATGTGCTTTTGTTGAATTCGAAAGAGATGCGCCTCGTTATCAATCGACTCGGGGACGACGAAGTGATTGCCACCGCATTGCGCGGTTCCGGCGATGAAATTCGGTCCCACTTTTTCGAGGCAATGTCTAAAAATCGGGCCAATGATATTTTAGAAAATATGGAATTGCGCGGAAAAGTAACGCTAAAGGAAATTACCGACGCAAGAAATCGAATTCTAACTCTGCTACGGGATTTGGAAGAAGTCGGAGAAATCGTGCTCAAGAAAGATACTGAAGATTTAATCTAA